A single Bacteroidota bacterium DNA region contains:
- a CDS encoding molybdenum cofactor guanylyltransferase codes for MALQSESLTGIILAGGQSSRMKRDKGLVPLLGKPLIEYVAGHLEQLCHKILISSNSQVYDYLGYTVVPDEFPGFGPAAGIYSCLKRSADDYNLVVSCDTPFFDLPAMHCLLERRMEAMVVVPWYGGEKYEPLCAVYNRKMSQVIKDFMDLHIFKLPVIFRDIPMVKLSVMDNPGCFQEHAFVNINTIDEVKDLEKRIKEGLIHFTP; via the coding sequence GTGGCTTTGCAATCAGAAAGTTTAACCGGTATCATCCTGGCTGGTGGCCAGAGTTCCAGAATGAAAAGAGATAAAGGACTTGTTCCGTTGCTGGGGAAGCCATTGATTGAATATGTGGCAGGGCACCTGGAGCAGCTTTGCCACAAAATCCTGATAAGCTCAAATTCACAGGTTTATGATTATCTGGGCTATACTGTTGTTCCGGACGAATTTCCAGGATTTGGTCCTGCAGCCGGTATCTATTCCTGTCTGAAACGTTCAGCGGATGATTATAATCTGGTTGTTTCCTGTGATACACCTTTTTTTGATCTCCCTGCGATGCATTGCCTGCTTGAAAGGAGAATGGAGGCCATGGTAGTCGTTCCCTGGTATGGCGGAGAAAAGTACGAACCCTTATGCGCTGTTTACAACAGGAAAATGAGCCAGGTAATCAAAGATTTTATGGATTTGCATATTTTTAAACTTCCTGTCATTTTCCGTGATATCCCAATGGTTAAGCTCTCCGTTATGGATAATCCAGGATGTTTTCAGGAGCATGCCTTTGTTAATATCAATACCATTGATGAGGTAAAGGATCTGGAAAAAAGAATAAAGGAAGGATTAATTCATTTCACACCCTAA
- a CDS encoding sulfurtransferase, with amino-acid sequence MKTFQKVILFSAIALISVIKVQAADLISAKAFGEALKSNKNLVVIDVNTAENYAKVHVQGAVNIPHQDLYKPGDVKGLIKSPEDLAKIFGSNGVSADKSIVIYDDGSNKYSSRVYWILKYLGASDVKILHKDMDQWKVARIPVTRAATKPAAVTFTPKVNSAIYVSMADVKAKQKNSGTIIIDARSIEQFKGVDEKGESKGHIEGAVNIPYTDLLTDKGAYKSAEQIKQIVSSKGVAKDKEIIVYCNTGIWAAVVYTALNSVLEYPNVKVYDGSYVEWVAGNNPITKN; translated from the coding sequence ATGAAGACTTTTCAGAAAGTAATCTTATTTTCGGCAATAGCATTGATTAGTGTGATAAAAGTACAAGCTGCCGATCTTATTTCAGCCAAAGCTTTTGGTGAAGCCTTGAAATCCAACAAGAACCTCGTGGTGATTGATGTGAACACTGCGGAAAACTACGCCAAAGTTCACGTTCAGGGTGCTGTCAACATACCTCACCAGGACTTATATAAACCCGGTGATGTTAAAGGATTGATCAAGAGCCCCGAAGATCTGGCAAAAATCTTTGGAAGCAATGGCGTTAGCGCCGATAAATCTATTGTTATTTACGATGACGGCTCAAACAAATATTCCAGCAGGGTTTATTGGATACTTAAGTATTTGGGTGCCAGTGATGTGAAAATCCTTCACAAAGACATGGATCAATGGAAGGTTGCCAGGATACCCGTTACCCGTGCAGCTACCAAACCTGCTGCTGTTACTTTTACCCCAAAGGTTAATAGTGCAATTTATGTTTCCATGGCAGATGTGAAAGCAAAACAAAAAAATTCCGGAACCATTATTATCGACGCCAGAAGCATTGAGCAATTCAAAGGCGTGGATGAAAAAGGCGAAAGCAAGGGACATATCGAAGGTGCTGTTAATATTCCCTATACTGATTTGTTAACGGATAAGGGAGCCTATAAATCAGCTGAGCAAATTAAACAAATTGTTTCTTCCAAGGGAGTAGCAAAAGACAAGGAAATAATAGTTTACTGCAATACAGGAATATGGGCTGCCGTGGTTTACACAGCACTGAACTCTGTCTTGGAATACCCCAACGTAAAGGTTTATGATGGATCCTATGTTGAATGGGTAGCCGGGAATAACCCAATAACCAAAAATTAG
- a CDS encoding OprO/OprP family phosphate-selective porin, with protein MMKKVMILVFATLFLIPFTGRTQGCMESSSDDGVSVIGYLQPQFNYDFNGYDKNTAHIEDYSSFYFKRARLGVTGNIPYDFSYYAMVEFSPFLFSQGDDKTNVGNGPYLLDAFITYKRLGPWMNITLGQFKAPFGLELTTPCQSLHTINRSLVVRELAIPFRDLGIMLWGGTDSLSIFGLKNHNIISYQIAFTNGVGLNRWDDNASKDFIGRLVLSPWKFISLGGSYKYGVHAVRDPNTNKIIKKYGQKITRIGFDAELSLGDFLLQGEYIWGYDDGYTSSGGGGGCGSTGGALVPGNNEKYGYYAQAMYMTPWRIQPVVKYENYEPNVDVNEDNITTYTFGLNYFFNDWTRLQINYLINDYQAKQAQDYYLNQLMVQVQVKF; from the coding sequence ATGATGAAAAAAGTAATGATTCTTGTTTTTGCAACTCTGTTTTTAATTCCATTTACCGGCCGGACACAGGGTTGTATGGAATCGTCGTCGGATGATGGCGTTTCCGTAATCGGGTATTTGCAACCCCAGTTTAATTATGATTTCAATGGCTATGATAAAAATACAGCCCACATTGAAGATTACAGCAGCTTTTATTTTAAACGCGCCAGGCTGGGTGTAACCGGCAATATTCCTTATGATTTCTCTTACTATGCAATGGTAGAATTCAGTCCTTTCCTGTTTTCACAGGGGGATGATAAAACCAACGTAGGAAATGGACCTTACCTGCTCGACGCCTTTATTACATATAAACGTCTTGGACCCTGGATGAACATTACCCTGGGGCAGTTTAAGGCTCCTTTTGGTCTGGAACTTACTACTCCCTGCCAGTCGCTCCATACAATTAACCGCTCTCTTGTGGTCCGCGAACTGGCAATTCCTTTCCGCGATCTGGGAATAATGCTGTGGGGTGGTACCGATTCACTTTCTATTTTCGGATTGAAAAACCACAATATCATTAGCTATCAGATTGCTTTTACAAACGGTGTTGGACTGAACCGCTGGGATGATAATGCCAGTAAAGACTTCATCGGCCGGCTTGTACTTTCACCCTGGAAGTTTATCAGCCTCGGTGGTAGCTATAAATATGGAGTGCATGCTGTAAGAGATCCCAATACTAACAAAATAATTAAGAAATATGGTCAGAAAATTACCCGTATCGGATTTGATGCCGAACTTTCTTTGGGTGATTTTCTCCTGCAGGGTGAATACATCTGGGGATATGATGATGGATATACTTCCTCCGGTGGTGGCGGTGGTTGCGGATCAACCGGGGGTGCCCTGGTTCCTGGAAATAATGAAAAATACGGATATTATGCACAGGCAATGTACATGACCCCATGGCGGATCCAACCTGTCGTGAAATATGAAAACTATGAACCTAATGTAGATGTCAACGAGGATAATATAACAACCTATACCTTCGGCCTGAATTATTTCTTTAACGACTGGACCCGCCTGCAGATCAATTATCTGATCAATGACTATCAGGCTAAGCAAGCACAGGACTATTACCTGAATCAACTTATGGTACAGGTACAGGTTAAGTTTTAA
- a CDS encoding Crp/Fnr family transcriptional regulator, with the protein MAINYLDSCKLEYYDAVSYDMLSENEKELLDKNTVIIDYKKGETICKQGTFASNVIFIEKGLVKVYIEGNPKNLILTITPENYFVGLQTFYNGNNTYLYSVSTYVDTRARLIDIQTFKQVLNSNARFASRIIQILNENSAQAYGRFFCLTRKQSHGRMADILLCLSYRIFKSNSFELPLSRQDLGELTGLSTESVIRIMKDFKDEKLISVSCKTLEILDPEKLQKISEVG; encoded by the coding sequence ATGGCCATCAACTACTTAGATTCCTGCAAACTTGAATACTACGATGCTGTAAGTTATGATATGCTCTCGGAGAATGAAAAGGAACTCCTGGATAAGAATACAGTTATTATAGATTATAAAAAAGGTGAGACCATTTGCAAGCAGGGGACCTTTGCTTCCAATGTAATTTTCATAGAAAAAGGGCTGGTAAAGGTATATATTGAAGGTAACCCAAAAAATCTCATCCTTACCATAACGCCTGAAAATTACTTTGTTGGCCTACAAACCTTTTACAACGGGAATAACACATATTTATATTCTGTGAGCACATATGTGGATACACGTGCAAGGTTAATCGATATTCAAACATTCAAACAGGTACTTAACAGCAATGCCCGTTTTGCATCACGGATCATACAGATCCTCAATGAAAATTCAGCCCAGGCTTATGGCCGTTTTTTCTGCCTTACACGAAAACAATCGCATGGCCGTATGGCCGACATCCTTTTATGTCTTTCCTACCGGATTTTTAAAAGCAATTCCTTTGAACTTCCTTTATCAAGGCAAGATCTGGGAGAACTGACCGGTCTTTCCACGGAAAGTGTTATCCGGATCATGAAAGACTTCAAAGACGAAAAACTCATTTCCGTTTCATGTAAAACCCTTGAGATCCTTGATCCTGAAAAACTTCAGAAGATCAGTGAGGTAGGATGA
- a CDS encoding CDP-alcohol phosphatidyltransferase family protein gives MKRHIPNIVTGLNLLTGSIAVAVAFQDVVLASWLILIAAFLDFLDGFLARLLNAYSEFGHQFDSLADIVSFGMAPSVLMYLLLQDSNPLPVLNFGDLNMVPFISMLLALFAGIRLTVFTLRKENKTFSGLPTPATAILMASLTLMLKGHEAGGTFGQVMFNSWFLIGFIIAISILMVIPIKMISLKKSIRQWFKAPEIIILLLGAMFLVIFLGYTGIALTILLYILISLVLNFRM, from the coding sequence GTGAAAAGGCATATACCCAATATTGTTACAGGATTGAATCTATTGACCGGCAGTATTGCTGTTGCTGTTGCTTTCCAGGATGTGGTCCTTGCTTCCTGGTTAATACTGATCGCGGCCTTTTTGGATTTCCTTGATGGGTTCCTTGCCCGCTTGCTGAATGCATATTCGGAATTCGGCCATCAGTTTGATTCACTGGCTGATATCGTTTCATTTGGTATGGCGCCTTCTGTGTTGATGTATCTGTTACTTCAGGATTCAAACCCGCTACCGGTATTGAATTTTGGTGATCTGAACATGGTTCCTTTCATTTCCATGCTATTGGCCTTGTTTGCAGGAATAAGGCTAACCGTTTTTACCCTCAGAAAGGAAAACAAAACATTTAGCGGGCTGCCAACCCCGGCAACAGCAATTTTAATGGCCTCACTAACCCTTATGCTAAAAGGGCACGAAGCCGGGGGTACTTTCGGGCAGGTAATGTTTAATTCCTGGTTTCTTATTGGTTTTATTATCGCCATATCAATATTGATGGTGATACCCATAAAAATGATCTCCCTGAAAAAAAGCATCCGTCAGTGGTTTAAAGCACCTGAGATAATAATTCTTTTGCTTGGAGCAATGTTCCTGGTAATTTTTCTCGGATATACCGGAATAGCTTTAACTATACTCCTGTATATTCTGATTTCTTTGGTTCTGAATTTCCGTATGTAA